Proteins co-encoded in one Candidatus Nitrosacidococcus tergens genomic window:
- a CDS encoding 2-hydroxyacid dehydrogenase — protein MIGVFLDQATVHPEDIDFSPLENVLSQWSYYPITASDKEVIDRIKHADVVITNKVVLTDFILSQAKHLKLICIAATGTNNIALETAYNLGIPVCNVPNYCTASVTEHVFTLILALTKRLNPLIQAVVHGAWQKSPHFTLLDFPCRELKGKTLGIIGYGELGKSVARVAQAFGMNILIAQRANSPVQRDRIPLKNLLPQVDILSLHCPLTPDTQGLINKETLGLMRSNALLINTARGGIVDEAALVHALRNGKLGGAGIDVLSQEPPKDNHPLLAPDIPNLILTPHVAWNSREARQNLIYQVADNIQNFLMRAPKNIVNKY, from the coding sequence ATGATTGGTGTATTCTTAGATCAAGCTACTGTGCATCCAGAGGATATTGATTTTTCCCCATTAGAAAATGTGCTTTCTCAATGGTCATACTACCCTATCACTGCCTCTGATAAAGAGGTGATTGATAGGATAAAACACGCAGATGTTGTAATTACTAATAAAGTTGTTTTAACTGATTTTATTCTCTCTCAGGCAAAGCATTTAAAATTGATTTGTATTGCTGCAACAGGTACTAATAATATTGCATTAGAAACAGCTTATAATCTTGGTATTCCAGTATGCAATGTACCCAATTATTGTACTGCATCAGTTACCGAGCATGTATTTACTTTAATTTTAGCTTTAACTAAGCGATTAAATCCCCTTATTCAAGCTGTAGTTCATGGTGCGTGGCAAAAAAGCCCTCACTTTACCTTGCTTGATTTTCCGTGTCGAGAATTGAAAGGAAAAACTTTAGGTATTATAGGTTATGGGGAGCTTGGTAAATCGGTAGCTCGAGTTGCACAAGCTTTTGGTATGAATATCCTTATTGCTCAACGAGCTAATAGTCCAGTTCAACGTGATCGAATCCCCTTAAAAAATCTCCTTCCTCAAGTGGATATATTAAGCCTACATTGTCCCTTAACTCCAGATACACAAGGATTAATTAACAAAGAAACCTTAGGGTTGATGCGATCTAATGCTTTACTCATTAATACTGCTCGAGGGGGTATTGTAGATGAAGCAGCCTTAGTTCATGCGTTGCGAAATGGGAAATTAGGTGGTGCAGGGATTGACGTGCTTAGTCAAGAACCACCTAAAGATAATCATCCATTGCTTGCTCCAGATATTCCTAATTTAATTCTAACCCCCCATGTGGCTTGGAATAGTAGAGAGGCACGACAAAATTTAATTTATCAAGTAGCAGATAATATACAGAATTTTTTAATGAGAGCTCCTAAAAATATTGTAAACAAGTATTGA